Proteins co-encoded in one Cellulosilyticum sp. I15G10I2 genomic window:
- a CDS encoding FMN-binding protein, whose translation MHLLIKLMAIGTMISIPLVGCTSQKEVPNNIADKNTKIQISQPITENENTYLEEKAEEEKQDIKSAEKETPNTPVTSGNKEDAKKDTIKDATVPKDASQPITPNNNKVTDNTTTQKTLKPTTINTSSMQDAKDVVKEDPKEQQPSEIKVSQPIIYKGSAMGNDGMIDVAVTVIDEKIYSIEVLSHEDTPRIAQNAFEHLTNTIVASQKIDIDTVSGATYSSEGFLKAVKNALAK comes from the coding sequence TTGCATTTATTAATTAAACTTATGGCTATAGGTACAATGATTTCTATTCCTTTAGTTGGTTGTACTTCACAAAAAGAGGTGCCAAATAATATAGCGGATAAGAATACTAAGATACAAATATCCCAACCCATTACTGAAAATGAAAATACATACTTGGAAGAGAAAGCAGAAGAAGAAAAGCAAGATATTAAAAGCGCAGAAAAAGAAACCCCTAATACCCCTGTAACATCTGGTAATAAGGAAGATGCCAAAAAGGATACTATTAAAGATGCTACAGTGCCAAAGGACGCTTCTCAACCAATAACTCCAAATAATAACAAAGTAACTGATAATACAACAACTCAGAAAACATTAAAACCTACTACAATTAACACCTCAAGCATGCAAGATGCTAAAGATGTAGTAAAAGAAGATCCTAAAGAGCAGCAGCCTTCAGAAATTAAAGTATCCCAACCTATCATTTATAAAGGTTCTGCTATGGGGAATGATGGCATGATAGATGTAGCTGTAACTGTAATTGATGAGAAAATTTACAGCATTGAGGTGCTATCTCATGAAGACACTCCGAGGATTGCCCAAAACGCATTTGAACATCTTACTAATACTATTGTTGCTTCGCAAAAGATAGACATTGATACCGTATCCGGTGCTACATACTCGTCTGAAGGTTTTTTAAAAGCAGTTAAAAACGCTCTTGCTAAATAA